ATTATTTCCACATAGTTTTTATGCATTATGTTTAATAGGAAGTTGGATTAGTACACTCTCTCTTACAAAGGGTTTTTGCAAAGCTATAGGTATATTTTTATCACATCTCACTTATGGACTTTTCTTTATAAAAGGTTTTATACAAGGCTTTATTAATACAAAATAATTCCAATTACAGCTGCTATTAATATTATAGCTATAATAGGCACTTTCTTTCCAGCTACCCTTATCTTTTTCAAAAATATAGATAAAGCAAATATAAATAAACCTACAGGACTTATATAATTAAAAATATTTTTTATAAATGATATATTATTAAGTATAGATGTTTCAGTTAATTTTACAGAAAAAGCATCTTTACAAAAAGTAATAACAGCAGAACAGATTAAAGCAACAGCACATACTCTAAGCCCATTCATTATACTATTAAACTGCTCATTGTTTTTTAAAGTATAAAAAAACTTAGATACAATCATACATATTATAAAAGCAGGCAAAAATATTCCAAAAGTAGCAACAGAAGAACCCAACACACCAGCAACTTTATACCCAACAAAAGTAGCAGCATTAATAGCTATAGGTCCCGGAGTAACTTGAGATATAGCAACAAGATTAGAAAACTCGCTAGAGCTAATCCATCCATAGCCTTCTAATATCCCTAAAAGTAGTGCTATAATGGCATAACCACCGCCATAAGTAAAAATTCCAAGCTTTGCAAATATATAAAATAATCTAAAATATATCATTATTAATTCCTAATAAATCTTTTGCTAATTAAATAATAAAGCCAACCCAAAAAAGCAGAGAGAAGCAAAGTGTATATAACATTAAAATTAAGAAATACAACCAAAATAAAACTTAAAATAAAAAGTATAGCAGTGAATTTATTTTTTAAAACACTCTTTCCCATATCATAAGCAGAGAGAAGTATTAAAGCTGCTATTGCCCCTTTTATGCCTAAAAAGGCCTTATTTACATATTCTAAGTTTTGTACTTTTTCAAATATAGGGGCTATTATAAGTATAATAATAAAAGAAGGCATCATAACCCCAATACCAGCCATTATACCGCCAAAAACTCCTGCTATTTTAAAACCAGTAAGAAGCGAAGTATTAACTGCTATAACACCCGGTATGCTCTGTGCTAATGCAAATACATCCACTATCTCAGATTTAGTTAAAAATTTCCTCTTATCAACAAACTCTTCTTGCATAATAGGAAGCATGGCTAGTCCTCCCCCTATTGTAACAAGACCTATATAAAAAAACGAAATAAACATTGTAAGTGCAGAAATCTTATTTGGTTCTTCTTTTTTTTCTTCCTCTATCATATACAATCCTATTTTCTATAATAATTTAGTATTTAATTTTATATAAGATAATATTAGTTAAATAAATTGTCAACAATAAAATATAAAGATATTTTTTATTAAAATTTCTTATAACCAAAAATATAAAAAAAGATAATAGCAATCATTAAAAATTGCCATTATCTTATAAAAATCATATTATTATAAATTATATTAATACTGCATCATCTGTTCATCAACTAATCCAGCAGCAGGAACATAATCATTAACTCTTTGAGAGAAAACTAAAGTATCAGCAAATCCGCCTCTCTTAACTGATAAGAATAAATCATTATATTCATTAGCAGGTCTTCCCATTTTTTTAAGTGTTAAAGCTTTATAGAAAATAGCATCATTAGCAAATCTTGTTCTAGGATAAGAATTGATAATGTTGTCAAACAATGAAACAGCATTTTGCAATTCATTAGGATCATTAGAATAAGTTTGATATAACATACCATTCCATAATAATGATAAAGGCTTAAACTTCTCTATTTTTGTAGAAGCTGCAACCATTTTAAATGAATCATTAGCTATAGCAATATTAGATCTATCAGATTGTGATAAGAAATAGTGAACTATTCCTTTAAATTGATATAATTGACCTAAATCAACATTAGCAGGTAAATTATTAAAATCTAATCTATCTATATAATTTTTAGCTTGAATATATTCTTTATTTGCTATCATTACTCTAATTTCTTGTATTATTAAAGGGTCTGTTCTGTGTGTATCTGCCCAAGGGCTATAGAAATTATTTATAGTAGCTTTTCTTGGACCTCTTGCAGCAAGTGTGTTTGCTGGAGGAGGAGTTGTTGTTGCATATACATTGTTATTAGCTGGCGGCATAGGAGTTTGAGTATAAATATCATTACTCATTGTTGCATCATAATATTGATTATCTGTTAATATTCCTGTATCTTCAACTGTTGTATTATCTGTTTCTAATACTACATTACTGCCTGTATTTTGATTATATTCATTTTCTATTTGACTAAGATAATCATTTTGAATATTATCATCTTTTTTATTACAAGATATTATAAAAATTAAACTTAAAACTATTACTAAAGCTTTTTTCATCATTTTATGCTCCAAAAATATAATTCTGTAATATTCTCGGAAATATACAACAAAATATTAGGATTTTTAATCACTCTTTTATATATTTTCAAATACTTGTCTTTTTATAAATAATTTTTCATTATCAAAGATTATTATTTATAGAAATTTTTTATTGACTTTGCATAAACATATCATATAATGTAAAAAATCTTTAGGAGTATTAAAAATGAAAAAGTTAATATTAATTATATCTTTTGTTTTTATATATACTATATCTTGTACAAAACAAAGTTCAATTGTAAATGAGGCTATATCTATCAATATGGGTCCAGAGCCAAAAACTCTAGACCCAACATTAAACTCATTAAACGCTGTATCTTGCTATATACTTCATGCATTTGAAGGGTTAACTAAAATGGATGCTAATAATAATGTTCAGGGAGGTATGGCAGAGAAATGGGATATATCAGAAGATGGACTTGTATATACATTTCATTTAAGAACAAACGCTTTATGGTCTGATGGAAAAAATGTTACAGCTAAAGATTTTGAATATGCTTGGAAGAGAAGCGTTGATCCTAGTGTTGCTGCAGAATATGCATACATGATGGAAATAGTAAAAAATGCTAAAGAAATAAATGAAGGCACTATGAACTATAATGAATTGGCAGTAAAAGCTATAGATGATTATACATTTGAAGTAACATTGGTTAATCCTTTACCATATTTTCTTGAGTTTATATCTTCTACTGGAATATTTATGCCATTAAGAGAAGATATTATAAATACTTATGGTGATGAATGGACTCTAAAACCAGAAACTTATATAGGAAATGGTCCTTATAGTATGACAGAAAGATTAATAGATGAAAAAATAGTGTTTACTGCAAATAAAAATTATTATAACCCAGATGAGCAAGTAGCTAAAAAAATAAATTTCGTATTAATGAGCGAACCAAATACAGCTATGTCTGGAATTAAAAATGCTTCTATACATTTCTCTGCATTAGAACCGCCTTCTTCAGAAATTGAGGCTCTAAAAGCTGATAATTCATTAATTGAAAATAATGCTATTGGAACTTACTATATAGAACTTAATATTACAAATAGTGCCTTAAAAGATAAAAGAGTAAGACAAGCATTAGCTTTAGCAATAGACAGAAATTATTTAGTAATAAATGTAACTAAAGGCGGACAAACACCTGCAGGAGCATTTGTAGCACCTACTATTAAAGGTTCTAATGCTACATTTAGAGTTGAAAATCAAGAATATATTAATAATAAAACTTATTTAGCTAATGTTGAGAAGGCAAAACAATTAATGGCTCAAGCTGGATATCCAAATGGTGAGGGCTTTCCTGTTTTAGAATTAAAAGTATCTCCCGGTATTTATGTACTTATTGGAGAGGCTATACAGCAAATGTGGAAAAATAATTTAAATATAGATATTAAACTATTACAAGAAGAGTTTCCTATTACATTACAAACTTTATTAGATAAAGATTATGATATGGCTAGAATGGGTTGGACTGGGGATTATAATGACCCTATGACTATGCTTGAAATAATGGCTAGCTATAGCGGAGTTAATCATTCAGGTTTTTCAAATGCTAATTATGATAATTATATTAATATAGCAAAAACTTCTGCAGATAATAATGTTAGAATGAATGCTATGAAAGAAGCTGAGGCTATACTTATGGATGAAATGCCTGTAATACCGCTTTATTATAGAACAGATTTATTTATGATTAACCCTATACTAAAAAATGTGGTATTAAGTCCTTTAGGAAGACATAAATTTAATTATTGTTATATAGAAGTAACTAAAAGTACAAATAAATAATACTATATTTTAATAATTATTAATTTTTTATAACTATAATAATTTAAGGAAAATAATATTATGTCAGATGAATTAAAAACAAAAGCATTAGAATATCATTCTAAGGGAAAAGCTGGAAAATTAGAGGTTATAGCAACAAAGCCATGTAAAACTGCTGATGATTTATCTTTAGCATATACTCCGGGAGTTGCTAAACCTGTACTTGAAATAGCAGAAAACCCAAACGATGCATACAAATACACTTCCAAAGGGAATTTAGTTGCAGTTATTTCAAACGGCACTGCAATACTTGGTTTGGGTGATAGAGGTGCTTTGGCTTCAAAACCTGTTATGGAAGGAAAGGGTATATTATTTAAACGCTTTGCTGATATTGATGTTTTTGATATAGAAGTAAATGAAAAGAATCCTGATAAAATTATAGAGATAGTAAAAGCATTAGAGCCTACATTCGGCGGAATTAACCTCGAAGATATAAAAGCTCCTGAATGCTTCAAAATAGAAAAAACTCTAATAGAAAAATGCGATATACCAGTGTTTCATGATGACCAACATGGTACAGCTATAATATGTTCTGCTGCTTTAATTAATGCTTTAGAGATTTCAAATATAGACAAAAAAAATGCTAAGATAGTTTTTAATGGTGCTGGTTCTGCGGGTATTTCTTGTGCTAAAATGTTTGTAGCATTTGGGGTACCTAGAGAAAACATAATTATGTGCGACAGTAAAGGCGTTATCACTAAAGATAGAATAGAATCTGTTACAGAAGAGAAAAGAGAGTTTGCAACAGATTTAAAAATAAAAAATCTTGAAGAAGCTATGAAAGGAGCTAATGTATTTGCTGGGCTTTCTGTTGCTGATTGTGTTAGTGAGGATATGGTTAAATCTATGGCTAAAAACCCTATAATATTTGCTATGGCTAACCCTAACCCTGAAATACAATACGAAAAAGCAGTAGCTATAAGAGATGATTTAATTATGGCTACAGGAAGGAGTGATTATCCTAATCAGATTAACAATGTATTAGGTTTTCCTTTTATATTTAGAGGTGCTTTAGATGTGAAGGCAAAAGCTATATCAGAAAAAATGAAAATGGCTGCATCATTAGCTTTGGCAGCTCTTGCTAAAGAAAAAGTGCCTGAGGAAGTTTTTAAGGCTTATGGAAACAAAACTTTTGAGTTTGGAAAAAATTATATAGTACCTAAACCTTTTGACCCTAGGGTTATAGAGTGGGTATCTCCTGCTGTTGCTAAGGCTGCTTGTGAAGAAGGGCTTGCTAGAGAGCCTATCACTGATTTTGAAAAATATAAGGCTTCTCTAAAAGAGAGAATGAAAAAATATTGGGATTAATAAAAATATATTTTTTAATTAATACATAATAAATGCAAATAAAAAAGAGAATTTATTTTATTATAAATTCTCTTTTTTGTTTTTTCCTGATTTATTATTAATTACTTAATGCCTTTTATTGCTCTGTATTTAGCTAAAAACTCATTTGATATATTTTGAAGCTCTTTTGAATATTCGATATTTAAGTTCATTGAACTATTAATTATCTCAGTGTCTGGATTTTCTTTAAGCATTTCTAAACGTATTTTTGCCTTTTCTGAATTTATTTTTTGTCTTAATTCAGAAATCTTTGGCTGATATTCAGTTTTTAATTTTGTTATTTCAGCTAATTGTTCTTTAGTGAGAGAAGCAGAATTATAAATAAAATATCCATAATTATAAACTTCTCCATCATAATAAGAATAACTATTACCTTTATTATAAGACGAATAATTATTATTACCCTTAGCAAAAGCTGATACTGATAAAATTGATACAATAAAAATAATGCTTAAAACCTGTTTCATGTTTATCTCCATAAATGTTATTAATAATATTATTAGACGAACTCCAAAATACAAAAGTTCCATAAAAAACAAATATTATTAAGAGTTTAAAAAGTTTTTTATATATCTTGTCTGTTCATCATTTTTAAGCAAAAAAGCATCATGTCCATAATTTGATTTTAATTCATGAAACTCAGTATCAATATTAAGTTCTCTATAAGTTTTTACTATATCCTCAGACTGATAACTCGGATAAAGCCAATCTGATACAAATGATATTACAAGAACTTTTTCTATAGAGTGCTTCTTTATTTTTTTTATATCATCTCTCACATCAAACAAATCCATAGCCTTAGTAAGATATAAAAAACTATTAGCATCAAATCTCTCACTAAACTTCTCCCCATTATAATGCAAATAATTTTCTACTTCAAAAGAAGGAGTAAAATATTTTAAAGCCTTTTTTCTTCTTCTTCCAAATTTTTTTCTCATATACTCTTCGCTCATATATGTAATATGCCCAAGCATTCTAGCCAAAGCAAGCCCATTATCTGGAGTGGATATTCCGTAATATTTACCTCCATACCATTCTGAATCTTCTGTAATAGCTTGTCTTGATATTTCATTAAAAGCTATTTGCATAGGTGAATGTGTCATACAGCTTGCTATAATGATTAATTTATCCATCATATTTGGGTATGATGCACTCCACTCTAAAACCTGCATTCCTCCCATAGAGCCGCCTACAATAGCATAAAGCTTATCAATCTTCAAATAATCTATTAATAATTTTTGAGCCTTTACAATATCTTTCATAGTAAAACTTGGAAAATCTGTACCATAGCATAAATTACTATTTGGTTTCTTTGATGAAGGACCAGTAGTGCCATAACATCCTCCAAGTACATTTGAACATATTACAAAATATTTATCTGTATCTATAGCCTTTCTCTTGCCAACAAAATTGCTCCACCAAGTTAAAACATCACTATCCCCTGTAAAAGCATGGCAAATCAATATGGCATTATCTTTTTTATCATTTAATTTACCATTTGTAGTGTATGCTATTTTTAAATTATCTATAGCAGCAGAGTTTTCAAATTTAAAAGTTTTATTATAATCAAAATACTCTATCATAACTTATCCTAATTATTAAACTTATTTCAAAACTACTAATAATGTATAATAGTATTATTATTAATTTAATGATTGGGGCTTTGCCCCCTGCGAAGCGTACCCATAGGGTAAAACCCCACTTCTTTTTGCGACCGAAGGAAGTCCTTCAGGGCGACCGAAGGAAGTACCTTTAGGTATGACCCAAAGAAGCAAAAAGACTGCAATTTTATATACCAAAACTATAACTTAAAAAATATATAATATATTATTTTTTTTATTAAAAAAAATTTTGTAATTAATTCTTATCAATAGTTTTTAAAATATATATTATTTACTCGCTATAGCTAAAGCCTCATCAAGATAATATAATATATCATCTATATGCTCTATTCCTATAGAAAGTCTTATGAAGTTTTTAGTAATACCTGCATTTATTAACTCTTCCTCAGATAATTGAGAATGCGTTGTAGAAGCAGGATGTGCAACCAAACTCTTAACATCTCCCACATTAACAAGATGAGAAAATAGTTTTATATTGTCTATAAACTTAACAGCAGCATCATATCCGCCCTTTATGCCAAATACAACCATACCCCCAAACTTATTATCTTTCAAATATTTTTTAGCTACATTATAAGAAGGATCATTTTTAAGCCCCGGATACCTAACCCACTCAACCCTATCATCTTTCTCTAAAAACTCAGCAACCTTCATAGCATTAAATGAATGCCTATCCATTCTCAAAGATAAAGACTCCATTCCCTGTATAAATACCCAAGAATTATCAGGAGACAAACAAGCCCCTAAGTTTCTTAATGGCACAGTTCTAAATCTCATAGTAAAAGCAATATCTCTTAACTCTTCAGGCAAATCATAAGCCCATTTTAAACCATGATAATTAGCATCAGGCTGAGTAAACAATGTAAACTTATCATCTTTCCAATTAAACTTACCTGCATCTGTAACTGCCCCTCCAACACTGCTTCCATGTCCGCCAATCCATTTGGTTAGAGAATTAATTACTATATCAGCTCCATAGTTTATTGTTTGAAGCAAATATGGAGTTGTAAAGGTGCCGTCTACTATTAATGGTATATTGTTATTATGAGCTATTTTTGCCACTTCTTCTATATCTGTAAAATCTAATGAAGGGTTTGATATTGTTTCTATATATATTACCTTTGTCTTTTTAGTAATTGCCTTTTCAAAGTTTTTTGGGTCTTTTGCATCAACAAAGTTTGTATTAATTCCAAATTTTGGAAGTATGGCAGCAAACTGCGAATATGTGCCTCCATACAAACTAAAAGATGATAATATCTCATCGCCCGCCTCGCATATGGTAATCATAGTATTAAATATAGCACTTGTTCCAGAAGATACTGCTATAGAAGATTTACCGTTTTCCATTGCTGTAATTCTTTTTTCTAATACGTCTGTAGTAGGGTCGCCTAATCTTGTGTAAATATAGCCTAACTCTTTTAAATCAAATAAATCAGCAGCATGTTTAGAGTTTTTAAACATATAAGAAGTTGTTTTATATATAGGTACTCCCCTGCTTCCAAATACATCATTATTCTCCTGTCCTGCATGAACAGATAAAGTTTCAAATTTTAATTGTCTTGACATATAAACTCCTAAATATTTTGTTGTAATTTAAAAATAAAAAAGCCGCCAAAAACTTGACGGCTGTAATTACAAAATTAATATTTATTATATTTTATGCAGCCGTAATTGTTTTTTGCATGAGACAAAGCATATTCTTAATAATAACTGCATTATTCATAAATATTTTACATTTCCTTAAAATTTTATATTTTAATAATATGTTATATATAAAAAACACACTATTGTCAATAGTAATTATTAAAACTTTTAGAAAATTATTCACATATTTTTTAAAAGATTTATAATAGTATTGAAATTGGTATATCCTTAATATATAATATAAGTTAACAATAAAATAAAAGGTATTATAAAATGAATATTTTAAGAAAAATGATATTTATTGTTGGATTGTTATTAGCTTTTGTATCAATAGGTACAATAACAACCTATGAGAAAAGGGAAAAAGAGAAAGATATAGGAAAAGATTATTAATTATATGTTAAAATATAAAATTATTTCACTGCTATTTTTATTAACATTATTTAGCTCTAATTTATATAGTGTAAAAGTAACTGTGCTTCCATTTCTAAGCAAAGATAAAGAGTGGATAGAAAAATACATGGTTGATGATGGCATGCCTAGAGCTTTTGAAATGTCTTTAAGAAATACCCATATGTTTGATGTAAGTGATTATGATTTGCTTATATCATATTTTACATCCTATGACAATGTTATGGATTATAAAGCCTTATCTACAAATTTAACTGTAGCTAGTGATTTTGTTAAAGAAACTTTTGAATCTGATTATTTAATTACTGGAGAGGTTATTGATTTCAGTCTAAAACAGGGGGGTAAAGATACAGCTAATGTAGAGTTTAAAGTTAATCTTATAGATATAAACACTTTAAAAACAGTTAAAACTTTTACTAATTCTGCAAGTTATGTGCTTCCCGGAAATAGTCCTATATATAACTCTGAAGATGCTTTATTTTATGAAAGTGCATTGGGCTGGGCTAGTATTGTAGCTTTTAATAATATAGCTAATGAAATATCAGATTTTTTAGAAATTCCTCCTCTAATTGGAAGTGTAACAAGAATAGAAGATGATAAAATATTTATCAATTTAGGAAAAAGAAATAATATAAAAATAGGAGATGAGTTTGGAATATATCGTGTAGAAAAATATTTGGATTTGCCTCCTAATAATGAATACCTTATAAACAAAATAAACGAAAGAAAACAAAGTTCTTTAACTAACGGAATATTAACAAATAATATAGACCCAAATAATTTCGTAGTTCATAACAATGATACTAATTCATAT
The genomic region above belongs to Brachyspira sp. SAP_772 and contains:
- a CDS encoding chromate transporter, producing MIYFRLFYIFAKLGIFTYGGGYAIIALLLGILEGYGWISSSEFSNLVAISQVTPGPIAINAATFVGYKVAGVLGSSVATFGIFLPAFIICMIVSKFFYTLKNNEQFNSIMNGLRVCAVALICSAVITFCKDAFSVKLTETSILNNISFIKNIFNYISPVGLFIFALSIFLKKIRVAGKKVPIIAIILIAAVIGIILY
- a CDS encoding chromate transporter; amino-acid sequence: MIEEEKKEEPNKISALTMFISFFYIGLVTIGGGLAMLPIMQEEFVDKRKFLTKSEIVDVFALAQSIPGVIAVNTSLLTGFKIAGVFGGIMAGIGVMMPSFIIILIIAPIFEKVQNLEYVNKAFLGIKGAIAALILLSAYDMGKSVLKNKFTAILFILSFILVVFLNFNVIYTLLLSAFLGWLYYLISKRFIRN
- a CDS encoding tol-pal system YbgF family protein yields the protein MMKKALVIVLSLIFIISCNKKDDNIQNDYLSQIENEYNQNTGSNVVLETDNTTVEDTGILTDNQYYDATMSNDIYTQTPMPPANNNVYATTTPPPANTLAARGPRKATINNFYSPWADTHRTDPLIIQEIRVMIANKEYIQAKNYIDRLDFNNLPANVDLGQLYQFKGIVHYFLSQSDRSNIAIANDSFKMVAASTKIEKFKPLSLLWNGMLYQTYSNDPNELQNAVSLFDNIINSYPRTRFANDAIFYKALTLKKMGRPANEYNDLFLSVKRGGFADTLVFSQRVNDYVPAAGLVDEQMMQY
- a CDS encoding peptide ABC transporter substrate-binding protein, whose protein sequence is MKKLILIISFVFIYTISCTKQSSIVNEAISINMGPEPKTLDPTLNSLNAVSCYILHAFEGLTKMDANNNVQGGMAEKWDISEDGLVYTFHLRTNALWSDGKNVTAKDFEYAWKRSVDPSVAAEYAYMMEIVKNAKEINEGTMNYNELAVKAIDDYTFEVTLVNPLPYFLEFISSTGIFMPLREDIINTYGDEWTLKPETYIGNGPYSMTERLIDEKIVFTANKNYYNPDEQVAKKINFVLMSEPNTAMSGIKNASIHFSALEPPSSEIEALKADNSLIENNAIGTYYIELNITNSALKDKRVRQALALAIDRNYLVINVTKGGQTPAGAFVAPTIKGSNATFRVENQEYINNKTYLANVEKAKQLMAQAGYPNGEGFPVLELKVSPGIYVLIGEAIQQMWKNNLNIDIKLLQEEFPITLQTLLDKDYDMARMGWTGDYNDPMTMLEIMASYSGVNHSGFSNANYDNYINIAKTSADNNVRMNAMKEAEAILMDEMPVIPLYYRTDLFMINPILKNVVLSPLGRHKFNYCYIEVTKSTNK
- a CDS encoding malic enzyme-like NAD(P)-binding protein; translation: MSDELKTKALEYHSKGKAGKLEVIATKPCKTADDLSLAYTPGVAKPVLEIAENPNDAYKYTSKGNLVAVISNGTAILGLGDRGALASKPVMEGKGILFKRFADIDVFDIEVNEKNPDKIIEIVKALEPTFGGINLEDIKAPECFKIEKTLIEKCDIPVFHDDQHGTAIICSAALINALEISNIDKKNAKIVFNGAGSAGISCAKMFVAFGVPRENIIMCDSKGVITKDRIESVTEEKREFATDLKIKNLEEAMKGANVFAGLSVADCVSEDMVKSMAKNPIIFAMANPNPEIQYEKAVAIRDDLIMATGRSDYPNQINNVLGFPFIFRGALDVKAKAISEKMKMAASLALAALAKEKVPEEVFKAYGNKTFEFGKNYIVPKPFDPRVIEWVSPAVAKAACEEGLAREPITDFEKYKASLKERMKKYWD
- a CDS encoding homoserine O-acetyltransferase — protein: MIEYFDYNKTFKFENSAAIDNLKIAYTTNGKLNDKKDNAILICHAFTGDSDVLTWWSNFVGKRKAIDTDKYFVICSNVLGGCYGTTGPSSKKPNSNLCYGTDFPSFTMKDIVKAQKLLIDYLKIDKLYAIVGGSMGGMQVLEWSASYPNMMDKLIIIASCMTHSPMQIAFNEISRQAITEDSEWYGGKYYGISTPDNGLALARMLGHITYMSEEYMRKKFGRRRKKALKYFTPSFEVENYLHYNGEKFSERFDANSFLYLTKAMDLFDVRDDIKKIKKHSIEKVLVISFVSDWLYPSYQSEDIVKTYRELNIDTEFHELKSNYGHDAFLLKNDEQTRYIKNFLNS
- a CDS encoding O-acetylhomoserine aminocarboxypropyltransferase/cysteine synthase family protein — protein: MSRQLKFETLSVHAGQENNDVFGSRGVPIYKTTSYMFKNSKHAADLFDLKELGYIYTRLGDPTTDVLEKRITAMENGKSSIAVSSGTSAIFNTMITICEAGDEILSSFSLYGGTYSQFAAILPKFGINTNFVDAKDPKNFEKAITKKTKVIYIETISNPSLDFTDIEEVAKIAHNNNIPLIVDGTFTTPYLLQTINYGADIVINSLTKWIGGHGSSVGGAVTDAGKFNWKDDKFTLFTQPDANYHGLKWAYDLPEELRDIAFTMRFRTVPLRNLGACLSPDNSWVFIQGMESLSLRMDRHSFNAMKVAEFLEKDDRVEWVRYPGLKNDPSYNVAKKYLKDNKFGGMVVFGIKGGYDAAVKFIDNIKLFSHLVNVGDVKSLVAHPASTTHSQLSEEELINAGITKNFIRLSIGIEHIDDILYYLDEALAIASK